The sequence aattagggatggtccgaacctggttcgggtcgggttcgtacgaaaccgaaccctcggaaatgatttacgctgtctgccctctccaaggagaggatggatacagcgtgaggaccacctggaaaactggcatacagcgataaccataggctgtatcccagttttcccgtggtcctcccgctatatccacccgctgcacggagtgggcagacagcgggaatctgatgccgagcgttcgggttcatacgaacccgaacctcggcagattcggactaTCCCTAATTTTAATCTGGTAATTGGGCTTTGTTTTGGCATTGTCACTGTTGGGTGTTGCTTCTTGCACCTAACACTAGGAAGGGATCACCACTGTGGTTGGGGTGACCCTGATAAGGAGGTGGaacaccccaaaaggcagggtctGATTAGCGGCTATTTAGAGTAGTTGAGCACTATTTCTAACTTTTGCCTTCCAACAGTGGCCAAATCTATTCCTGTATAGCTAGGTATTTGCACATATGCTTTGTTATTTATTGTTGTAAGGGGTCATTTTAACcaatttaataaaagttatatttatgCTTAATGCAGTCTTTCCATTTGTGCATTTCCTTattctatttataaagatacagggggaaatttataaaacatggtgtgaagtagaactggatcagattccacctttcattttccaaagaatctgtgaggaatgaaaggtggaatctgattggttgctaggggcaactgagccagtgtcactttacatcatgtttgataaatctcccccacagactACTCTGtgtggtcctctcctggctctgtgtcacataaTGAATTGGGCTCATAACCAGTGATGagagaacttttcaaaagttatgtttggcaGGTTCGCCAAACTTTGCCTTAAAGTTCGCACCGAACTGAACTTTGACGaactgcattaaaacagctaaaaggtTTTTAGCTGTTTCAATACTGTTTCTTAATCATACATGCCTGCTCTCTCTCTGGGTCCTTAATCTCCGGTCCCAACCCAGCATCTTCTACAGATAAggcccgctgagccaatcacatgCCGCGGTGTTGTCCCATCCAAATCAGTCTGTGAATGGCTGAGCGCCTGTAGTGGTGGGGGTGGACACAACTCTGTTTTTCTAGTGGTTGACAACTCCTTTATTTGAGTTAAATAAAAAAGTccaacaataatgtaatatatgttattCCAAATTCCAAAGTTTAACTCTAGGGTAATTAGAGGAATACACAGGGATATTAGGGTTgatttgttgcttgttatttaGAAAATGTTGTCTGAGTGTGAATTAAGCCCAGAGAGACTTCCAGGTTCCCCAGTTTATGACAAACCTGATATAAGCCCAAGGATCGAGTGTATTGCAAGTGAATGTATTGTAATATGTGTAATGCCTGACTCTGTAAcctttatatatcactatatttcTATGGCAGGTTTGTATGAAATAAAATAAGGTAACACAGGGATCCAGATACTGTGCTTCTCCATGTGATGGGGTTCTCATAACATACTCTGGGGGTGCAAGCTGAAGAGTTGCAGATTTGACTCACATTTTCTATGCGTAGTTTATCATCATATAATAAGTGTAGATTATGCAGCGTATCAATTGCAAACACCTGAACCAACCCTGACTGATCACTGGGTCCATTCAagcaatggaagaaaaaaaatctatgtgtgtatgagtgtttGTGTGTGAGTATACAACATATACAGTCGTGATCAACATTATTGGCATATGAGGATATGGGCCAAAATTGTAGGCTTAGAAAATTTTAATAACGTGTGCGAATACCTTAAACTTTTTTGCTGATCTGTCAaactataacttttatttaataatAGAAATAGAAGATAAACCTAATACGCAGCATGACATAGAGagagattaaccccttcacgtcagcaacatgtatatatacgttcctactgcacataccctgtgcagtaggaatgtatatatacacgttcctgactgtgagggggaTTGATGTGTGCAGgagtgctgcagtgagagcggtcccgcacacatcagagtGTACGgggctgaggataatgagaggcagctgcgattccTGAAGCTGCCTCTCGtttaccctttaacccttttatgccactttaaccctttaatgccCCGATCTATAGCAaatgcggcgtttaaggtactcagtgacaggacaaccTCCTACCCATTGCTTGTTCCAAAGGGCAGGGGTAAACTCTCAGGtaagctctatgcatagatcgccgataacactgatctatgctatgctattgcatagcatagatcagtatatgcaatctaataattgcatattctaaagtaaagaaaaaattgtaaaaaaaatagtattttaaaagtttaatatacctccttgccctttataaaaaatgaaaatctaaaaaattaaataaacaaacatattatatatcatagcgtgcggaattgtccaatctattaaaatgttacattattgtttccgcacggtgaacggtgtaaacggaaaaaaaaaaacacctagattgctgattttttttaaaaagaagcgaTCATAATTTTTATGTTACActgatatgatattaataaaaactagagatcatggcacaaaaaatgacaccccaacaagccctgtaggtggaaaaataaaggcGATATGAGTCTTagaatttgacccggacatccgtgcatcaatgggctcggttttgaaggggttaaaaggggttgtccagcggtaCCCTTGCATCTCAAGTCAGGGGTTAAAAATGTCAAGGATTATTTGTACAAAAACCCCAACAAGAGTGAAATGGGGTCTAAAATTAAGATACCTAACATTTTCAttattacataatttttttttttttttttttttttttaatatggcttGCTTCATTGCTTATGTAGGTGGGTAGGTGGGAGAGAAGTACTTCTGGAGGCTTCAGATGTTTTGCTTATTACATAAAAAGCCTGGTACATTCAAATTCATATCCTGGGGATCAACTCATTTTCGGAAGACCTCTCTGTGGTAAACTCTTTTAATTAACTGGACAATATTTTCAATAGAGAAACACAGACGGCAGAGGACACACTAGGTTTCCTAAAAAGTTGGATGATTTACTAATTGGACGATCAGTGGAGAAGAGTACAATTAAGGTACTAAAAAGTTATGGATTTACAATGTCCGGTGCCAACCAAACCCTAATCAGAGACTTTACATTAGTGGGACTTTCTGAGGACCCGGAaataaaatatattctttttGTAGTTTTCTTTCTCATATATATTACCACACTGATTGGAAATATATCCATAATTCTTGTGTATAATTTCAGCCCAAATCTTCATAATCCAATGTATTTCTTTCTTAGCAGCTTTTCCTTTCTAGAAATCTGTTACGTTTCATCTACAACACCACAAATGTTGGTAAACTTTTTGTTAGAAATTCAAACCATAACGTACTATGGTTGTGCGGTGCAGATGTACTGTGTTTTACTTTTGGGTGCAACAGAGTTCTATATTCTTGCAGCCATGGCTTACGACCGATATAATGCTATATGTCATCCATTGCTTTACACTATCATAATGAGCAAAAAAGTCTGTATGCAGCTCATCGCTTGGTCGTGGGTCATTGGGGCAGCCAGTGCTATTGTCCACACGGCTTTTACATTCTCTTTGCCTTTTTGTAGATCTCATAAAATCAATAGCTTTTTTTGCGATGTTCCTGCATTACTGAAGCTGTCCTGCAAAGATACTTGGCTCAATGAGCTTATTGTGTTCACTGTAGGGGGTGGGATAATCGTGACGCCCCTTATACTTACAGTGATATCTTACCTTAAGATCACATCGACAATCTTGAACATTCATTCATCCTCGGGAAGGCAAAAAGCATTTTCCACTTGTAGTTCTCACTTGATAGTTGTTGCTATATTCTACGGTTCTCTCATTTTTGTATACCTGACACCAAAGTCGAATTCTGGTAAGAATGAGGACAAGATCATCTCTGTTGTGTACACGATTATTGCTCCATTACTGAATCCTTTCATTTACAGTCTGAGAAATAAGGAAGTTAAAATAGCAATGAAAAAAATATTGAGCAGAATGGTGGCACCATTGACTCATTAAGGCATTATAGTAAAAGAACAGAACTCCCATATATAATGTAAAACCAAGCAAAGAAAATGGATAtaccaaagcaaaaaaaaaaaaagtgttgtaatAAAATCGGATTTTATTCAATAACATTAAAACAGATTCAAATACCAAATAAATGTGGCTGTAAAGTTGTGCTGAAAAGTTTATATACCCCAGCTTAATTTTCTCTGTCTTGTCCTTTCTCAGAGAATACAAAtgaaacacaaaaactttttttcccactcatgCTTTGTGGTTGggagaagccatttattgtcaaactacagtgttttctctttttaaattatgagagatgagcgagcatgctcgtccgagcttggtactcgttcgagtattagtaCTCGATAATAATCGGACAAGCATCTcatgatactcgagacaatggcatcttcctcttcctacatgtttggcggctttttctcagccaatcatcatgcaggagagtctttgggagctcgtagcatcacgtgggaaccctacatgtcgatagcggtgaattggctggccagatcagatgacctgggcatataagaatcaggtcccacgGTGTTTGAGTCagatgcaggctggatgagcttagggagagagctgctgtctttcagggagagtgttaggcaggaaaTTAGTgtacggttaggcaggaatccgatacgaagaacccaacagtccttctaagggttaaaatttttaaaacatatattttttttaatactcttggctgctggcttggattcattattgttttcacccaaagatacgcagaaaacctactccagctctcagctggcgtaggtttcctgccgtgtgCACCGGCactcatgggatttatgtagaggctcacatgcatgctgaaagagattagggacagagttgctgctggtcagggagagcgtcagtgtaggatttagcgttccagtaggcagggtatatactaacaatacaaacaaacagaccttttaagggcttcaaatcattttttaatagtattactagagactgctggctgggacttgcagtgctgctaccacgatataaccagcacactgtggtgatcggctgctgttactattatatagtatataccaccatctttcacagggcaattagcagtgagctaagaaataagaaaatatacaggacaggtcacactagtttctggaggttatGGTATACAATTTGtgagtaactgcagctatatagtatatgccacagggcaattagcagtgagcttggatgtgactcagcACTTCTCCCCAGAGCTGATTGGATTTTGAGATTGatttggaggtgctgggctgccctgcccctagcgttttgtcagagagggtcttcagtgcagctggtggcatcatcagtcactaataagcgcacccacCTGTCAAATGACAGCGCttatgtttattaattttattatttctttatttcttattgaagccatatccaagctcactgctatcTGTGtagttagcagtgagcttggttgtgtgtgacaagggactgaacctggtggcggctctgcaactcggcagcctcacacatgcaccatgcctggcccatgtcttcaacccagtgttgctgcggttccttaaaacctaccccaatttggctgacttgctcaccaaggtgcaccgcatctgtgcgcatttcagCAAGTCAACCAggaaaagttaccccaactgctacagtcaaattcaaagtcaaattgaaaCTCAAAATAGCAGTGggaggagaagtggggagtcacatggtgcagggaatgttaccctaactgctacagtcaaattcaaagtcaaatttaatttagcatccttatcttgtccatttcaaaccatattatgtgtggatgtcatcttatgggtgtcctctgccgtcctttcaccagtaccttctaccttccttggatgttgttgtagcctttttgaaggcaggattgaccaagcctttcaccagtaccgtctaccttccttggatgttgtagcctttttgaaggcaggattgaccagctCTTTTTAATACAAAGGCTACCACACTTGTCCTCTCTTAGAgattctttaaaggattgaaagtgtagtcattaaaattctggggcctcttaagaagactgtattgtaatttttcgtccctacctccaaagatattcatctcacgcacaactgcatgagggtgtgaggctaaatctagccataatcattAGTAATACTTTTAATTGGATGAttatattgtccatcttggtctgggtcagtggtgtcaggctaagtttttgggtggtccacatgctacctgtgtttgaatggttccctgtgttccctTTTTGGAGCCCCTTggtactcttactctactgtgttaggcctaatttttgtgaggttccacgcctgcctcatctaaaggccggtaatggccattttatggtcttttttttctaatcttcaatttaaattttgaaatcaaatcaacttcaattttagtgctattttgcagggctgtctggtcatctatggtttctccaagatacacgccactgttcaaaggaacagacagtgaaaatggtagatcctaatttagcatccttgtgttgtccattttgtaccagacaatctgtggatgttgttgtagcctttttgaaggcaggattgaccaggtctttttactagacaggctaccgcacttgccctgtcttagagactctttagaggattgaaagtgtattcgttcaaatttCGGGGCCTcctaagaagactgtattgttattctttgtccctacctccaaagagatgcctctcacgcacaactgcatgagggtgtgaggcttaaTCTGGCCATAAtatggctattttagttttaggcgcagcagcactgcggtaggtaagcgccaacaggcagtGCTCAAACTgttgaacagcaccttctaccttccttggatgttttagccgttttgaaggcaggattgaccaggccttttaccagtagcttctatccttcatTGGATggtgtagtagcctttttgaaggcaggatggacaaggcctttcaccagtaccgttAACCTTCCTTGGAtgatgtctgcggaggagcgggactggttgccggggggccACCGATTGCGCTCCCGCCAACCAGCCTCACCCTctcccggtcgagaggcatcaggtgtacccttgatggtgactgacagctggcctagccagctagctgtcagcacccgggtttgtgttcactaaaaatcccagcccctggattcactccaatttttgggtgggctcacttgcttcctcactcacttttaatggttctctgtgtgctcaatgccatgcagtgtctggcctaatttttgggaggctcacttgcttcctcactcacttttaatggttctctgtgtgctcaatgccatgcagtgtctggcctaatttttgggaagctcacttgctacctcactcacttttaatggttctctgtgtgctcaatgcaatgctgtgtctggcctaatttttgggaggctcacttgcttcctcactcacttttaatggttctctgtgtgctcaatgccatgctgtgtctgacctaattttggggaggctcacttgcttactcactcactcacttttaatggttctctgtgtgctcaatgctatgctgtgtctggtataatttttggaaggcttacttgcttcctcactcacttttaatggttctctgtgtgcacactgccatgctgtgtatggtataatttttggaaggctctctggctactgcttctaccttggtcactctgtcctcaccgccatgctgtgtcaggctaaattttgcggtggttcatcatatgatacctctgttttaatggttccctgtgttctcactgccatgccctgccagtttttgggtggtccatatgcctacctctgttttaaccaggctgttgcacagaattaggcataatggtgccattaggcagcctcagtgacatgcatacatgctgcccctgctgtttctggtccatttccgttgtgtttccatcaatttctgaggt is a genomic window of Dendropsophus ebraccatus isolate aDenEbr1 chromosome 12, aDenEbr1.pat, whole genome shotgun sequence containing:
- the LOC138768640 gene encoding olfactory receptor 5I1-like — protein: MSGANQTLIRDFTLVGLSEDPEIKYILFVVFFLIYITTLIGNISIILVYNFSPNLHNPMYFFLSSFSFLEICYVSSTTPQMLVNFLLEIQTITYYGCAVQMYCVLLLGATEFYILAAMAYDRYNAICHPLLYTIIMSKKVCMQLIAWSWVIGAASAIVHTAFTFSLPFCRSHKINSFFCDVPALLKLSCKDTWLNELIVFTVGGGIIVTPLILTVISYLKITSTILNIHSSSGRQKAFSTCSSHLIVVAIFYGSLIFVYLTPKSNSGKNEDKIISVVYTIIAPLLNPFIYSLRNKEVKIAMKKILSRMVAPLTH